TGCGACGAAAGCGCAAGCGTCAGGAGCAAGGTTTTGAAGTGTTTCATTCATTTAAGAATGAACCTTCAAAACTGAACAGCAAACGTTAATGTTTCATTCCCCAAGGGAATGATTCCGAAAAATCCTTAGAAAGGAGGTGATCCAGCCGCACCTTCCGATACGGCTACCTTGTTACGACTTCACCCCAATCATCTATCCCACCTTCGGCGGCTGGCTCCAAAAGGTTACCTCACCGACTTCGGGTGTTACAAACTCTCGTGGTGTGACGGGCGGTGTGTACAAGGCCCGGGAACGTATTCACCGCGGCATGCTGATCCGCGATTACTAGCGATTCCGGCTTCATGTAGGCGAGTTGCAGCCTACAATCCGAACTGAGAACGGTTTTATCGGATTAGCTCCCCCTCGCGGGTTGGCAACCGTTTGTACCGTCCATTGTAGCACGTGTGTAGCCCAGGTCATAAGGGGCATGATGATTTGACGTCATCCCCACCTTCCTCCGGTTTATCACCGGCAGTCTCCTTAGAGTGCCCAACTGAATGATGGCAACTAAGAATAAGGGTTGCGCTCGTTGCGGGACTTAACCCAACATCTCACGACACGAGCTGACGACAACCATGCACCACCTGTCACCGTTGCCCCCGAAGGGGAAACTATGTCTCCATAGTGGTCACCGGGATGTCAAGACCTGGTAAGGTTCTTCGCGTTGCTTCGAATTAAACCACATGCTCCACCGCTTGTGCGGGCCCCCGTCAATTCCTTTGAGTTTCAGTCTTGCGACCGTACTCCCCAGGCGGAGTGCTTAATGCGTTAGCTGCAGCACTGAGGGGCGGAAACCCCCCAACACTTAGCACTCATCGTTTACGGCGTGGACTACCAGGGTATCTAATCCTGTTTGCTCCCCACGCTTTCGCGCCTCAGTGTCAGTTACAGACCAGACAGTCGCCTTCGCCACTGGTGTTCCTCCAAATCTCTACGCATTTCACCGCTACACTTGGAATTCCACTATCCTCTTCTGCACTCAAGTTCCCCAGTTTCCAATGACCCTCCCCGGTTGAGCCGGGGGCTTTCACATCAGACTTAAGGAACCACCTGCGCGCGCTTTACGCCCAATAATTCCGGACAACGCTTGCCACCTACGTATTACCGCGGCTGCTGGCACGTAGTTAGCCGTGGCTTTCTAACAAGGTACCGTCAAGGTAGCGCCAGTTACTACGCTACTTGTTCTTCCCTTGCAACAGAGTTTTACGAACCGAAATCCTTCTTCACTCACGCGGCGTTGCTCCATCAGACTTTCGTCCATTGTGGAAGATTCCCTACTGCTGCCTCCCGTAGGAGTCTGGGCCGTGTCTCAGTCCCAGTGTGGCCGATCACCCTCTCAGGTCGGCTACGCATCGTTGCCTTGGTGAGCCGTTACCTCACCAACTAGCTAATGCGCCGCGGGTCCATCTTATAGTGACAGCCGAAACCGTCTTTCAACTTCAAAACATGTGTTAAAAAGTATTATTCGGTATTAGCCCCGGTTTCCCGGAGTTATCCCAATCTATAAGGTAGGTTACCCACGTGTTACTCACCCGTCCGCCGCTAAAATTTTAAAGGTGCAAGCACCAATAAAATTTCCGCTCGACTTGCATGTATTAGGCACGCCGCCAGCGTTCGTCCTGAGCCAGGATCAAACTCTCCATAAAAGTAGTTTGAAAGCTCATTTGCTTTGCTAGCGATCCAACTTCGTTAGAAGTTGAAATCTATTGTTTGCTTCATTTAAGAAGCTTGTTTCATTAACGTTGCTTGTTCAGTTTTCAAGGTTCATTGTGTTTCGTTTGTCGCGTCATCTCTTGGCGACCTACTTATAGTATCACCCCCTTGTTATATCCGTCAACACTTTTTCATAAGTTTTTTATATAATCGCGTTTAATACTAATTGAAAGTGGGTAGTAAAGCATGTACAAAACGTTGGTATCACTGGTTTTATGCTTATTTTTAGTTTTTATCTATTTTGACGATAAAAATAGTATTTCCCCTGTATTTCAATTAACAGAAGCCCCTGCAGTCATTACAAAAGGCCAATTTGGGCAAAGCTTAATCATTGAGTTAAGTTATTCCCATAAAGGTTTTGAGGACTGGGTTACCAACCTTCGTGAACCATATCCGCTTATATTGGCTGATAGTGACTGGTTGTTACGAAGTCCCGATTTGGTAAAGATGCTGAGGGAAAAAAATATTCGAGTCGGTTTGCTTGGTTCCAATAGTGAACAATACGAAGATGAAAATCTATTAAAAAAAGAAATCGCAATCTATGAAAAAACGTTTTACAAAAAACCGCTTTGGTTTGCTACCTCTGATTATAAAGTCGATACTTCCATGCAAACTGCTTTGCATGATCAGGGAATCAACATTGTCGCTCCGACTTATACGTTTCCTATAGAAGAGAGTAAAATTCCTGAAGGTTCGTTTGTAAGTATTCCTTTGCACCGAGACAAGGAAGTTTCATTTGAAGAAATAAATGAATTTATAAAAGCGCATAAATTTGTTTCAATTGAACAAAATATATTTGGCTATGAAACTTCTACAAAGCGTTATCCTTAAACTTTATTATTCTACTATAAAACTAAAAAAGGGCTGCCACGAAATTTTTCATTTCTGTGATCGCCCTTTTTTTATGCTTTTGTAGTTTTTGTTGTTTCTTTTCGTGCTTTGCGACGCTGCTCCAATCGTTTTCGATCTTCTTCTGATTGTGCATTGTATTTTGGCAACATTAAAATTTGGTATGCATTAACGGCCACTAATGGGAATAATAATAGTGCAACATATACATCAATATTATCTTGTCTTCCCATTAAAGCGATGATCCACTCCAAAGATGTAATAACAATCATGAAAAATAATGTTGAAATCAACACATGCGGCTTTTGCGTCATTTTGATTTTTTTAATTGCTGTCCAGACGGCCGCACCGATTAGCACTGCAAGTAAGAAACCATAGAAAATCCAGTCTCCCGCTGCATTAGCTCCTGGTGCAAAACGGAAAACAATAATATCCACTAACACGATAATGATTAATAAAATTTGAATCCAATTCCAAAGTGTTAGCGTTCTAAATATATTGACCCCGACTTGATGTAATGTCAAATATGCAAAAAATCCTGCTTGTGCCATTACACTCATTGTCATCCCTAATACGATATTCCAAACTACTGCTGCAAGAAATTCTGAGATTTCTCCATTCGCTAAGTATGGCTGGTAAAAGTCCCAACGAATAATTAACGAGGCAGCTGCATTAACTAAACCACCGATTACTAATGCCCAAAAAGCAAACTTCACCCAGTTCCGTATCGTCACGAACAAATTCCCCCATTTTTTAATATATCTTGTATATTTTATCAATTTGGTATCAAAAAAGCGACCTCTCTTAAAAGATGTTACATACAATTTGTAAAATTGTGAACAATAAGCGAAAGCGCATAAATGAAGAAAGGTCGTGAGAAAATTGAAACGATTAATCATACTTACCTTTTTCCTCATTCTCCTTACCGGTTGTAGTGACGCCAAATCGACGACAATGTCTTATGATGAAGTGAAAAAAATCATGGTCGATGCCATTCAAACAGAGGATGGGAAAAAAGCAATTCGCCAAATGTTTGAAGATAAGAATTTCCGGGAGTTGCTTATTTTAAATACAGAAGAAGTAAAAAAAGCGACCGAGGAGACAATGTTATCAAAAGAGGCAATGGATTTTTGGATCAAAACATTTGAAGACCCGAAATTCAAAGAAACATTCGCCAAGAGTATGCAGGATCAGCAGGAAGAATTAATGAAAAACCTACTGAACGACGCCAGTTACCAAGAAGCTTTAACATCTTTCTTCGGCCAGCCGGATATGCAAAAGCAGCTCGAAAGTATAATGAAAGGTGCCGTCATGCGAAAAGAGCTGGAAAAAATCGTAATGGAAACAATCGAAAATCCGCTTATGCAAACAAAATGGCAGGATCTTATTAAGAAGAGCGGTGAAGCTTCATCCGAAAAAGAATCGGGATCTGAATCGGGATCCGGCTCTGAGAAGGAAAGCGGCGGCGGTAAAGAAAGTGGTGGAGAATCATAAAAAAACAACCAGTCGTCTCAATCGGGACAACTGGTTGTTCTTTTTTTATTTTTTTAACTCTGAAATGATTTCTTCAGCGATTTGCAAATAGATTTTACCTGTCGGGTGACTTTCTGCATAGATAGATGGCGCAAAATCTTCCTCTGTCCAATCTGGTTGTCCTAACGGAATTTGACCAAGTAATTTTGTGCGCAGTTCATCAGCCAGCTTTGGACCGCCACCTTGACCAAATACGAATTCTTTTTCCCCTGATTTGCTTTCATACCAAGCCATATTCTCAATAACACCAAGGATTTCATGATTTGTCTGTAATGCCATCGCACCTGCACGGGCTGCTACGAAAGCGGCTGTCGGGTGAGGTGTTGTTACAACAATCTCTTTTGAAGACGGCAGCATTTGGTGAATGTCCAGAGCTACGTCTCCTGTTCCTGGTGGTAAATCCAATAGTAAGTAGTCTAAATCGCCCCACTCTACATCACGGAAGAACTGGTCCAATACTTTCCCAAGCATCGGTCCGCGCCAAACGATTGGTGCATTGTTTTCAACGAAGAATCCCATAGAGATAACTTTTACACCAAGACGCTCTACTGGGTAAATACGGTCATCTTTTACGACCGGCATTTCTGTAACACCCATCATGTCCGGTACAGAGAAACCATAAATATCAGCATCAATTAAACCGACTTTTTTGCCTAGGCGAGCAAGTGCAACTGCCATATTTACAGATACCGTAGATTTCCCTACTCCGCCTTTACCTGATGCAATTGAAATAAATTGTACGCTTGATAATGGTGATAAAATATCTTGTGCTTCCGATTCCGTCGCTTGTCCACGGAATGACTGCAGTACTTCTGCCGGCAGCTCTTCAAAACGAATTCCAACTGAAGCTGCGCCATTTTCCTTTAACACTTCAACAATTTTCATTTGAAGTGTCATTTGTTCAGGCGTATTAGTTTTTGCGATTGCAATACGAACACTCACATGCGCTTTTTCTGCTTTAATCGAAACGTTTGTTACACCTTTTGTTTCTGCTAGTGATTTATGTAAAAACGGATCTTGTAGTTCTCCTAATAGTTCTCGGACTTGTTCCTCATTTAACATATCAAACACTCCCCTGAATGAAATTACATTTGTTAGTATATCATAATCGATTCGTATTGTTATTACATGTTGCCTACTCGTATTTTACGTGAATATAATTTTCAATGCCACGTGCAATTGCAAATGCCATTTTTTCCTGATAGCTGTCATTTGCCAGCAAATCACGCTCTTCCTCATTACTTAAAAAACCTGTTTCAACTAATACAGCCGGTTTTTCAATTTTCTTTAATAAATAAACATTTTTAATTGCCAGTGCTTCGCGTTCCGTATTTTCCATCGTCTCTCGAATTGATTGCTGAACTGCCTGTGCAAGTGCCGCACTTTTTTCATGTCCAGTCTGATGGTAAAACACTTGGGCGCCTCTCCACTTGCTATTTGGTATTGCATTTGCATGAATCGTAATGAATAGATCCGGTTCATGTGATTCTACTAACGTTTCACGTAAAAAAATGTCCTGTTTTTTACGCTCACGAAGTGTTGGAAATGTCTCACTTGGTGCATGTTCACTCAGTACATCCCCATCTGTGGAACGTGTTAATACTACCTCTGCTCCCAAACGTGTCAATTGACGAGCTACTTTTTTTGTAATTGCCAATGTCACATCTTTTTCGATCACCTCTCCATTTGAAGCACCACCATCAACTCCTCCATGACCAGCATCTAATACAATTTTTACCCCACCTAATGGCTCGGGTAAAAAAAATCGCCGGTCGGATGCGTTCGTTTCATATACAACGACAAGCATCGAACAAAAAATTACGAATATGAGTGCAAGCCAACGTCTCAAAAAAAACACCGTCCTTTTTGCCTACTATACGCAAAAGGACGGTGGAATATTCACCTTATCATTGAGACAAAAGCTGACGCTGTAATGTTGCATAAAAACCTTGTTCATTCATTAAAGAGTCATGAGTTCCTTGTTCTGAAATCCGCCCATCTTTAATGACAAGGATCTGGTCTGCATTTTCAATCGTTTTAAGACGGTGTGCAATCACAAAGCTCGTACGCCCTTCCATCAAATTGTTCAAGCCTTTTTGAATATGCACTTCTGTCATTGTATCAACACTTGAAGTTGCTTCATCCAAGATTAAGATGTCGGGATCTTCTAGAATTGCGCGGGCAATCGCTATAAGCTGACGCTGCCCCTGACTTAAATTTAAGCCCCCGCTTGTCAGTACAGTATCGTACTGCTCAGGCAAATACTTGATAAAATTATGTGCATATGCAATTTTTGCTGCCTGTTCAACCTCATCATCTGTTGCATCGAGCTTACCGAAACGGATATTTTCACGTACTGTTCCTGAAAACAGGTATGTATCCTGCAGTACGACTCCGACATGATCTCGCACATTCGACATCTTATAATGTTGAATTGGTTCACCGTCCAATAAGATCCGGCCACCTGTCGCATCATAAAAGCGGGTTAACAGCTGAATGATTGTCGTCTTCCCTGAACCAGTCGGACCAACAATGGCAATTGTCTCTCCTGCTTTTGCTTCAAAATCGATTCCGTGTAATACTGTCTTGCCCGTTTCATAAGCAAACTGAACTTTTTCGAACTTAACATTTCCACTAAACTGTTTCTTAGCTTTTGCATTTTCAATATCCGCTACTTCTTTTGCTTCATCCAGCACTTCAAAAACACGTTCTGAACCAGCAATAGCCGATTGGAACGTATTGAGCAAGTTCGATAGCTGATTGATCGGTCGGAAAAACTGTCGGGTATACGTAACAAATGATGCGATTACACCGATTGTTAGTCCGCTTGTTACTGCCATGATTGCACCGGCGCCTATTACAAGACTTAAACCTAAATTGTTCATGAAGTTATTGATTGGACCCATGAAGCCGGAAATTATATCGGCTCGCATTGCCGAACCGCGCAATCGCTCATTGGCCTCTTTAAACTCAGCAAGCGTTGATTTTTCCTGACCGAAAAGCGTAATAATATCCGCGTTTGAAATGGTTTCTTCAATATACCCATTTAAATTGCCCAAATCCCGTTGACGTGCCTTATAGTTCACACTGCTTCGTTTAATAATCTGCTTTGTCGCATAAACGATGAGCGGAATAATAATGAGCGTAACAAGCGCTAATCGCCAATCTAAATAAAAGAGGGCAAAGGCCGTTCCGACAATCGTTAAGAAACTTGAAACGATTTGAATGACACTCTGTGACAAAGCGGCATTTAAGTTTTCGATGTCATTTGTCATCCGGCTCATTAAATCGCCCTGCTGTCTTTTGTCGTAAAAGGCGAGCGGCAATGACTGATACTGTTCAAACAATTGTTGTCGCAACCTGCGAATCGTCTTTTGTGAAACACGAATCATGACAAAGGTTTGAAGCCAAGTCAGTAACGATGACGCGATATAGACGCCGGCTAAAATAAGGGCCATCCGAATCGCACCTGGAACATCGAGCTTCACAATATAATCATCGATTGTTCTCCCGATCAGAAATGGGCCGACTAAGCTTAGCAATGTACTAATAATAACGAAAATGACAACACTGATCAGTTCTACCTTTTGTATGCGTAAATAGCTCCAAATACGCAGCAGTGTTTCTTTTTGATTTTTCGGCTTCACAACCGGACCTGTAAAGCGACCACCTGGATGCCTCATTGGTGTAGGCGGTTCCCCTTGATGTTTATTCACTTAAGGTCACCCCTTTTTCTGCCTGTGTTTTCGCCATCTCTTGGTATAATGGACTTTCCTGCAATAATTGCTCATGTGTCCCTGCTGCGGCAATTTTTCCGTCATCCATTACGAGTATTTGATCGGCATGACGAATTGAAGAGATTTTAGATGAGACAATCACTTTTGTGGCATTACTAAATTGTTCTTCAATCGCCCGTTGAATCGTTTTTTCAGAAATACTGTCAACCGCACTTGTCACATCATCCAAAATCAAAATACTTGGTTTACGGATAAATGACCGCGCCATTGCCAAACGCTGCTTTTGCCCGCCTGATAAGTTTGTTGCCCCTTGTGTGAGCAAGTGGTCTGTCCCTGCATCCAGTTTATCGACAAACTCCTTGGCGTTTGCTGATTGCAATGCCTGCAAAATTTCCTCTGTAGTTGCACCGGTTTTGCCATAGCGTAAGTTGTCGGCAATCGTTTTCGAAAACAGTGTAGCTTTTTGTGGCGCAAAACCGATTGACTGGCGTAAATGTTCCAATGAATAGTTCCCGATCGGTAGCCCATCAATTTTTACTACACCACTGTCAGGATCAAACAGGCGCGGAATCATTTTAACTAATGTCGATTTCCCGCTTCCTGTCATTCCGATAATGCCGAGGGTTTCTCCCGCATTCACGTCGAAGCTAATATTTTTCAATACCGATTCTGTTTCTTTTAAATAGGAGAAGCTTACATTTTCGAAACTTATACTTCCTTGAATTTCTTTTCCCACCGGTTTTGAAGGACCCGTTAAGTCTGTTGTCTCTTCCAGCACTTCTACGATTCGCCCCGCGCTTGGTATTGCACGTGCCAGCTGTACAAGTACCATCGAAGAACTCATCAGCCCCTGCATGACCATCATTAAATAGTTGATAAAGGCCAGAATAACCCCAACTTGTAACGTATTGTTGTCTACTTTGATCGCACCCATCCAAAGTGCTGCTACTATACCTAAGTTCACGACAAACATTGTAAGCGGTGCAAGTACGCCTATAATTTGATCAGCTGCCATACTGCGCTTCATCAGTTGTGTGTTTACTCCGGTAAACTGCTCGATCTGATGATTTTTCCGGTTGTAAGCCTTAATGACCCGAATACCTGCCAAGTTTTCCTGGACTTTCGTATTTACTACGTCGACAACCTTTTGCACTTTATGAAAAAGCTTGCCTGATAGTGCCGTAAAGTAGTACATGCAAAATGCCAAAATCGGCACAACGACCAACAAAATCGGAAATAATTCGCGCGCTGTAATAAAGACAATGACGATGGCCCCGATAAACATCATCGGTCCACGGACAAATATTTTTAATAACATCGTCAGTGCACGCTGAAGCATTTCCATATCACTCGTTAAATTCGTAACAAGCTTTCCGAGCGTAAATTTATCTTTACTGCTATTTGAAAAATACGTAATCGTTTCATATAAATCGAGACGTAGATCGGTTGAAAAGTTAACAGCCGTCCGTGACGCATAAATCGAACACCCTACACCTCCGATTAAACCGATTAAAGATGTCGCTATCATTAAGCCAAACATTTTCACAATATATGACGTATCATTTTGAGCAATCCCATCGTCGATAATATGCTGTAATATTGTAGGCTGCAGTAAATCCATGCTTACCTCAATAACCATCATTACGGGAGCGATGATCGCAAATAATATATATGGCTTAATATATTTTGAGAGTTTCCATACTGCTTGCATTAAACAAGTTCACTTCCTTATGTTGTGAAAAATTAATCCTCTTCTGTTGGCTTTGTTTCTTCCAACAGTTCATTTAATTGGAACAACCCTACAAAATCATTCATAATTGCTTCAGTCGCTTTCAGTTCTCCTGCAATGACAGAATGAATCGACTGCAATTCCGTAGACTCCAGCTGTTGTTTCAAAGTTGAACGCTTCATTTCGAGTTGGCGGTAAAACTCCAATGCACGCCCACGACGGAAAGTTTGGGCACCCTTTGGACGGCGAATACTATGTTCTCCTTCTCCTCGGTGTCTCCTTCTACCTTCTGATTTCAAATTTATCACCCCATCCCTTTTGAATACTATCGTATACTATTGTATACAAAAGTAACACTCCCGGTAAAGTACTCAGGAGAAGTACTTTTTTCAAACCGTTTTATTTTGTTTGCTCTTTAAATATCGTTACTATAAAACAAACAGTTTCATTAAAGGGGTACATAAAATTGAAAAACGTGACGAGCGATATTATACAATTTAGAGGATCGCATTATGAATTTGGTATATATCAGGGAGAGCTTTTAAAGAACTCTCCGCTTTTTTCTAATAGAGAAGAACTTTATAAACAACTGGATCATAGATTTTCTATAGATAAATCATATGTTAATCAACTATTAGCCCGTTTCGCTCCAGGAATAATAGAGGAAATTGAAGGGCTCGCTTATACACTTGGTTATACAGAAGAACAGGCTTTACTCCATTATGGAGGCTATTATGCCGCACATAGAAAAAGTGGCTGCTCGATTACGACAAGTCCTTCTTATATGATCCGAAACTATGATAATGACCCTAAAAGCTATGATGGACGCTTTGTGCTATATGCTCCAACTGACGGTGGCTACGCGGCACTCGGTCCTTCAATGCAAATTACAGGTCGTATGGATGGAATGAATGAAAAAGGACTTGTCGTCGGTTATAACTTTGTCAATACGAAAAACAGTGCGGATGGCTTTGTGTGCAATATGATTGCGCGTCTTTTACTTGAACGTTGCGCTACTGTTGAAGAGGGCATTTCACTGTTAAAAGATATTCCCCATAAGCATTCATTTAATTATGTATTACTGGATGCGAAGCAAACGATGGTGGCAGTAGAAGCATCTCCGCGCAATGTGGCCGTGCGCGACGCAGCAGCCTGTACGAATCACTTTAAAGTGCTGACAGAAGAAAACCGGTACCGAACAGAAGATTCCTTAGCGCGTGAACATATTATTTCGAGTGCCCAGGCAAATCCACTTAGTTTTGAAAAGGCATATACATTATTGAATGGTATCGAAAATGGCGTCTTTGCGACAAAATACGGTGCATGGGATGGGACTCTCCATACGGTTGGCTATTTACCGGGTGAAGGGAAATGTATTTTTGCTTTAGGTGGCGATGCACTGCCTGTAGTGATTGATTTTAAATCGTGGCTAAGCGGTACTCATTTGCCTCTTTCAAAAATTAAAGGAAAACTTCATGCGACAAACGGCTTTGCAAATGAATAAAGAAAAAACCCTTTCTCGGATAATTCCAAGAAAGGGTTTTGTAGTTTCGCAAAATAATAATCGTATAGATTAACGTTTTGAGAACTGAGGTGCACGACGAGCGCCGCGTAGACCTGGTTTTTTACGTTCTTTCATACGTGAATCACGAGTTAATAGACCCGCTGCTTTTAAAGCTGGGCGGAAGTCTGGATCAACTTGTAATAATGCACGTGCGATACCGTGACGGATTGCTCCAGCTTGACCTGTGAATCCACCACCGTTTACGTTAACGTGAACGTCATATGAACCTTTAGTTTCTGTAGCTACTAATGGTTGGTTGATAATTAAGTGTAAAGTTTCGTATGGTAGGTAATCTGAAACATCACGGTTGTTGATTACTACTTTACCTTCGCCTGGTACTAAACGTACGCGAGCAGTTGAGCTTTTACGGCGACCTGTGCCGATATATTGTACTTGTGCCAAAGTTATTTCCTCCTATTATAGTTTATTGATTAACCACGT
This genomic window from Solibacillus sp. FSL R5-0449 contains:
- a CDS encoding KinB-signaling pathway activation protein, with translation MTIRNWVKFAFWALVIGGLVNAAASLIIRWDFYQPYLANGEISEFLAAVVWNIVLGMTMSVMAQAGFFAYLTLHQVGVNIFRTLTLWNWIQILLIIIVLVDIIVFRFAPGANAAGDWIFYGFLLAVLIGAAVWTAIKKIKMTQKPHVLISTLFFMIVITSLEWIIALMGRQDNIDVYVALLLFPLVAVNAYQILMLPKYNAQSEEDRKRLEQRRKARKETTKTTKA
- the gerD gene encoding spore germination lipoprotein GerD, coding for MKRLIILTFFLILLTGCSDAKSTTMSYDEVKKIMVDAIQTEDGKKAIRQMFEDKNFRELLILNTEEVKKATEETMLSKEAMDFWIKTFEDPKFKETFAKSMQDQQEELMKNLLNDASYQEALTSFFGQPDMQKQLESIMKGAVMRKELEKIVMETIENPLMQTKWQDLIKKSGEASSEKESGSESGSGSEKESGGGKESGGES
- a CDS encoding P-loop NTPase yields the protein MLNEEQVRELLGELQDPFLHKSLAETKGVTNVSIKAEKAHVSVRIAIAKTNTPEQMTLQMKIVEVLKENGAASVGIRFEELPAEVLQSFRGQATESEAQDILSPLSSVQFISIASGKGGVGKSTVSVNMAVALARLGKKVGLIDADIYGFSVPDMMGVTEMPVVKDDRIYPVERLGVKVISMGFFVENNAPIVWRGPMLGKVLDQFFRDVEWGDLDYLLLDLPPGTGDVALDIHQMLPSSKEIVVTTPHPTAAFVAARAGAMALQTNHEILGVIENMAWYESKSGEKEFVFGQGGGPKLADELRTKLLGQIPLGQPDWTEEDFAPSIYAESHPTGKIYLQIAEEIISELKK
- a CDS encoding N-acetylmuramoyl-L-alanine amidase, encoding MRRWLALIFVIFCSMLVVVYETNASDRRFFLPEPLGGVKIVLDAGHGGVDGGASNGEVIEKDVTLAITKKVARQLTRLGAEVVLTRSTDGDVLSEHAPSETFPTLRERKKQDIFLRETLVESHEPDLFITIHANAIPNSKWRGAQVFYHQTGHEKSAALAQAVQQSIRETMENTEREALAIKNVYLLKKIEKPAVLVETGFLSNEEERDLLANDSYQEKMAFAIARGIENYIHVKYE
- a CDS encoding ABC transporter ATP-binding protein, producing MRHPGGRFTGPVVKPKNQKETLLRIWSYLRIQKVELISVVIFVIISTLLSLVGPFLIGRTIDDYIVKLDVPGAIRMALILAGVYIASSLLTWLQTFVMIRVSQKTIRRLRQQLFEQYQSLPLAFYDKRQQGDLMSRMTNDIENLNAALSQSVIQIVSSFLTIVGTAFALFYLDWRLALVTLIIIPLIVYATKQIIKRSSVNYKARQRDLGNLNGYIEETISNADIITLFGQEKSTLAEFKEANERLRGSAMRADIISGFMGPINNFMNNLGLSLVIGAGAIMAVTSGLTIGVIASFVTYTRQFFRPINQLSNLLNTFQSAIAGSERVFEVLDEAKEVADIENAKAKKQFSGNVKFEKVQFAYETGKTVLHGIDFEAKAGETIAIVGPTGSGKTTIIQLLTRFYDATGGRILLDGEPIQHYKMSNVRDHVGVVLQDTYLFSGTVRENIRFGKLDATDDEVEQAAKIAYAHNFIKYLPEQYDTVLTSGGLNLSQGQRQLIAIARAILEDPDILILDEATSSVDTMTEVHIQKGLNNLMEGRTSFVIAHRLKTIENADQILVIKDGRISEQGTHDSLMNEQGFYATLQRQLLSQ
- a CDS encoding ABC transporter ATP-binding protein, with amino-acid sequence MQAVWKLSKYIKPYILFAIIAPVMMVIEVSMDLLQPTILQHIIDDGIAQNDTSYIVKMFGLMIATSLIGLIGGVGCSIYASRTAVNFSTDLRLDLYETITYFSNSSKDKFTLGKLVTNLTSDMEMLQRALTMLLKIFVRGPMMFIGAIVIVFITARELFPILLVVVPILAFCMYYFTALSGKLFHKVQKVVDVVNTKVQENLAGIRVIKAYNRKNHQIEQFTGVNTQLMKRSMAADQIIGVLAPLTMFVVNLGIVAALWMGAIKVDNNTLQVGVILAFINYLMMVMQGLMSSSMVLVQLARAIPSAGRIVEVLEETTDLTGPSKPVGKEIQGSISFENVSFSYLKETESVLKNISFDVNAGETLGIIGMTGSGKSTLVKMIPRLFDPDSGVVKIDGLPIGNYSLEHLRQSIGFAPQKATLFSKTIADNLRYGKTGATTEEILQALQSANAKEFVDKLDAGTDHLLTQGATNLSGGQKQRLAMARSFIRKPSILILDDVTSAVDSISEKTIQRAIEEQFSNATKVIVSSKISSIRHADQILVMDDGKIAAAGTHEQLLQESPLYQEMAKTQAEKGVTLSE
- a CDS encoding 2-keto-3-deoxygluconate kinase; this encodes MKSEGRRRHRGEGEHSIRRPKGAQTFRRGRALEFYRQLEMKRSTLKQQLESTELQSIHSVIAGELKATEAIMNDFVGLFQLNELLEETKPTEED
- a CDS encoding C45 family peptidase — translated: MKNVTSDIIQFRGSHYEFGIYQGELLKNSPLFSNREELYKQLDHRFSIDKSYVNQLLARFAPGIIEEIEGLAYTLGYTEEQALLHYGGYYAAHRKSGCSITTSPSYMIRNYDNDPKSYDGRFVLYAPTDGGYAALGPSMQITGRMDGMNEKGLVVGYNFVNTKNSADGFVCNMIARLLLERCATVEEGISLLKDIPHKHSFNYVLLDAKQTMVAVEASPRNVAVRDAAACTNHFKVLTEENRYRTEDSLAREHIISSAQANPLSFEKAYTLLNGIENGVFATKYGAWDGTLHTVGYLPGEGKCIFALGGDALPVVIDFKSWLSGTHLPLSKIKGKLHATNGFANE
- the rpsI gene encoding 30S ribosomal protein S9, translated to MAQVQYIGTGRRKSSTARVRLVPGEGKVVINNRDVSDYLPYETLHLIINQPLVATETKGSYDVHVNVNGGGFTGQAGAIRHGIARALLQVDPDFRPALKAAGLLTRDSRMKERKKPGLRGARRAPQFSKR